From one Plasmodium yoelii strain 17X genome assembly, chromosome: 12 genomic stretch:
- a CDS encoding inner membrane complex protein 1g, putative: MCSTSNKLACCSGDNVFDPNPNENEPYPQVVNKHLPSKVLEPIIQNKIIEVPKEVYLEKIVEVPQIKTVERIVEQIRPVVKYKNIYKTKTVYVEKIKNIDKIIYEEKIIEVPQVKTIEKVVEVPVYVDKERIVHVPKYMIVEKVIPVLKTTKREIIKEIPEIICPDISIIEEEETEEEHHVEELKENETVSISNENDVEILNNLHLENVNSQMMINIGSTEDTTVDTIRENNYCTTISCKFVPPFGDFPTMQGQMCKGFPEREKRFSNMNIYATKDNSLPKIRISKTPNVVNRGFYCN; the protein is encoded by the coding sequence ATGTGTTCTACATCCAATAAATTAGCCTGTTGTTCTGGAGACAACGTTTTTGATCCTAACCCAAATGAAAATGAGCCATACCCACAAGTGGTGAATAAACACTTACCATCAAAAGTTTTAGAGCCAATTATTCAAAATAAGATTATTGAAGTTCCTAAAGAGGTATATTTAGAAAAGATTGTCGAAGTTCCTCAAATAAAAACCGTTGAAAGAATAGTAGAACAAATAAGACCAGTTGTTAagtacaaaaatatatataaaacaaaaacagTTTatgttgaaaaaataaaaaatattgataaaataatttatgaagaaaaaattattgaaGTTCCTCAAGTTAAAACTATTGAAAAGGTTGTCGAAGTACCAGTATATGTAGACAAAGAACGAATTGTTCATGTACCAAAATATATGATTGTTGAGAAAGTTATACCTGTATTAAAAACAACAAAAAGAGAAATTATTAAAGAAATTCCTGAAATAATTTGCCCAGATATTAGTATAATAGAGGAAGAAGAAACAGAAGAAGAACACCACGTTgaagaattaaaagaaaatgaaaccGTAAGTATTTCCAATGAGAATGATGTTGAAATATTAAACAATTTACATTTAGAAAATGTGAACTCTcaaatgatgataaatatTGGATCTACCGAAGATACAACTGTTGATACTATACGTGAAAACAATTATTGTACAACAATAAGTTGTAAATTTGTACCCCCCTTTGGCGATTTTCCAACAATGCAAGGACAAATGTGTAAAGGATTTCCAGAAAGAGAAAAACGTTTTtcaaatatgaatatatatgcaaCAAAGGATAATTCTCTTCCTAAAATAAGAATTTCCAAAACCCCAAACGTAGTTAATAGAGGTTTTTACTGTAACTAG
- a CDS encoding NIMA related kinase 2, which translates to MSSPRKIGAYDVVKAIGRGSFGIVTAVKNEQGEIFVVKQLDISCMNYKEKMNVISELKALIEVSTHPFIVKYKEAFIEDGTLYVAMDYCSKGDLKKYIKRAKEMKTIIPEHKIKRWLLQIITAIKFIHEKKLIHRDLKCNNIFLDENEKAKIGDFGLAKLLEKTDQTNTVCGTVGYMAPEVCKNVPYSFSADIWSIGVILYELIALKHPFKSENGNMLSIVQKVCEEQPDPLPSIYSKDLRNLCYWMMSKCSEKRPTVYDIIGTEYFQEEVNLLKDEIMQRKEK; encoded by the exons ATGTCTAGCCCAAGGAAAATAGGAGCTTATGATGTCGTAAAAGCAATTGGACGTGGCTCATTTGGAATTGTCACAGCAGTTAAAAATGAACAAGGGGAAAT atTTGTTGTTAAGCAGCTAGACATATCGTGTATGAATTATAAGGAAAAGATGAATGTAATAAGCGAATTAAAG GCTCTAATTGAAGTATCAACCCATCCATTTATTGTCAAATATAAAGAGGCATTTATTGAAGACGGGACTTTATATGTCGCCATGGATTATTGCTCAA AGGGTGATTtgaaaaagtatataaaaagagCAAAAGAAATGAAAACTATTATCCCAGaacataaaattaaaagatgGTTACTACAGATAATTACAgcaataaaatttatacatgAAAAAAAACTTATTCACCGAG atttaaaatgtaataatatatttttggatgaaaatgaaaaagctAAAATTGGAGATTTTGGATTAGCAAAACTTTTAGAGAAAACAGATCAAACAAACACAGTATGTGGGACTGTTGGTTATATGGCCCCAGAAGTTTGCAAA aatgTACCATATAGCTTCTCAGCAGACATATGGTCTATAGGAGTAATTTTATATGAGCTAATTGCATTGAAGCATCCATTCAAATCGGAAAATGGAAATATGCTATCAATTGTTCAGAAGGTTTGCGAAGAGCAg CCTGATCCACTCCCTAGTATTTATTCTAAGGACTTAAGAAATTTATGTTATTGGATGATGTCAAAATGTTCTGAGAAAAGGCCAACTGTCTATGATATTATTGGGACTGAATATTTTCAGGAAGAGGTCAATTTATTGAAAGATGAAATTATGCAAaggaaagaaaaataa
- a CDS encoding RAP protein, putative: MIKPKIWTNTIFNVIKREKGCSTKNLIQIEKQKLESLILYFQKSIQEDRINNSNLYNFNVISDDKLSIKNIHINLVRISYFLKNIKVNENKWLSIYEKISELEILNDKLYLRKKGVENDEINKNKYDSNNKKIYDENKNNVENTPIFSPNYILENNLSIEYNIRELHTSYLFVFNTCITSLSKYISLYDIKKYLLILKSCERFFDFFFKLHKNKKGKKNSNISPKLNFLYLYSTSQNYTENAQILKSQNNNIIINEKDKFNFSYYYEELYKLKYHQIFINKINLVINIFKYINFYSISYEHFEQVLNFLYNKTKNGIVIENIILNFLQYFVKQVKSESESENENKDANKKENANKNENENKNANKNANFKSVNINSLFKVVNIMYYSKIVHKDIVENFVKIFKKNKNNICNGNTFFNSLKLLTLLERNDDIIYIYKYCKEYIILNKNPQDIFNLFFFSSIIGLFDLSLINLYINLLKKYKIRSNTFNMSYNTHQNYNDDILKIHTPLLHKNYYSLLGWNIIMNNFVKYLKDDQKETIEIVKINFNNKNVYYIYSNKMSNNVTHLLKEINFLLNLYQINITKICNTQNNNFFYNQYTIYTILKKKFNQHSIIYEYISKQNILIDILLILKINQHPKNYYKLFAIEFNGRTHYNLQINQDNITTNNLHYYLKENYNTQFKKFITSNLGFINIYIPFYKWNSLNLSQKELYLINSINSFK; the protein is encoded by the coding sequence ATGATAAAACCAAAGATCTGGACAAATACGATCTTTAATGTTATTAAACGGGAAAAAGGTTGTTCcacaaaaaatttaatacaaattgaaaaacaaaaactagaaagtttaattttatattttcaaaaatccATACAAGAAGATCgaattaataattctaatctatataattttaatgttATATCTGATGACAAACtaagtattaaaaatatacatattaaccTAGTCAGAATATCATactttttgaaaaatattaaagttaatgaaaataaatggctatctatttatgaaaaaataagtGAGTTAGAAATACTAAATGATAAATTATATCTAAGAAAAAAAGGTGTAGAAAATgacgaaataaataaaaataaatatgattcaaataataaaaaaatttacgatgaaaataaaaataatgtcgAAAATACACCAATATTTTCtccaaattatattttggaaaataatttatctataGAATATAATATTCGAGAATTACAcacatcatatttatttgtttttaatacATGTATCACCTCGTTGTCTAAATATATCTCTCTATAtgatataaagaaatatttattgATACTAAAAAGTTGTGAACGATTTTttgactttttttttaaattacacaaaaataaaaaaggcaaaaaaaatagtaatatatcTCCAAAATTAaactttttgtatttatattcaaCTAGCCAAAATTATACGGAAAATGcacaaattttaaaaagtcaaaataacaatataataataaacgaAAAAGACAAATTTAATTTCAGCTATTATTATGAAGaactatataaattaaaatatcatcaaatatttattaataaaataaatctaGTTATCAACATATTTAaatacattaatttttattctatTAGTTATGAACATTTTGAACaagttttaaattttttgtacaataaaacaaaaaatggtATAGTAATTgagaatattattttaaattttttgcaatattttgtaaaacaAGTCAAAAGTGAATCAGAAAGTGAAAACGAAAATAAAGATGcaaataaaaaggaaaacgcaaataaaaatgaaaacgaaaataaaaatgcaaaTAAAAACGCAAATTTTAAAAGTGTTAATATTAACTCACTATTTAAAGTTGTTAACATTATGTACTATTCCAAAATTGTTCACAAAGATATCGTAGaaaattttgttaaaattttcaaaaaaaataaaaataatatatgcaatggaaatacattttttaactctttaaaattattaacattattaGAAAGAAATgatgatattatatatatatataaatattgcaAAGAATATATTATTCTCAATAAAAATCCACAAGATATTTttaatcttttttttttttcgtctaTTATTGGTTTATTTGATTTGTCTCttattaatttgtatataaatcttttaaaaaaatataaaataagatCTAATACTTTTAATATGTCTTATAATACTCAccaaaattataatgatgatatattaaaaatacataCACCTTTGTTACACAAAAATTATTACTCATTGTTAGGATGGAATATAATTAtgaataattttgttaaatatttaaaagatgATCAAAAAGAAACAATCGaaattgttaaaataaattttaataataaaaatgtctattatatttattcaaataaaatgtcCAATAATGTTActcatttattaaaagaaattaattttttattaaatttgtatcAAATTAATATAACCAAAATTTGTAATactcaaaataataattttttttataaccaatataccatatatactattttaaaaaaaaaatttaatcaacactcaataatatatgaatatatatccaaacaaaacattttaattgatatattattaatcttGAAAATAAATCAGCATcctaaaaattattataaattatttgcaATTGAATTTAACGGACGGACGCATTATAATTTACAAATTAATCAAGATAATATAACTACAAATaatttacattattatttaaaagaaaattataacacacaatttaaaaaatttatcacATCAAATTTAggttttattaatatttatattcctttttataAATGGAATAGTTTAAATTTGTCACAAAAAGAATTATATCTTATCAATTCTATAAACTCTTTTAAATGA